The Actinomyces viscosus genome segment TCCGGTCGTACCATCCGCCTCCCTGTCCCAGTCTCCGACCGTCGTGGTCCACGGCGAGCGCCGGAATGAGAAGGACCTCGACCTCTCCGACCGCATCCGCCGGCAGGGCCGGGCCGCTGGGCTCCGGTGGGCGCCTCGGTGCCCGTTCCGCGAGGTCCGCGGCTCCCTGGAACCGGCCCCAGCAGCGCGCCAGGTGCGGTCCGAGCACCGGGAGCAGCACCTCGACCCCGGCCTCATGAAGCCTCTCCAGCAGGAGGCGGGTGCAGGGCTCGGCGCCCATCGACACGAAGGTCGCCACGCTCGCCGCGCCGGCCACCGCCTCCAGGGCGTGCTCGGTCAGCGCCTCACAGGCCGGTGCGTGCCCGAAGGAGGGGTGGTGGTGATGGGCGCGCCGATGCGCCCGCAGCACCTTGCGCAGCTCGTCCTTGGCGTCGTCGACCTCGAGTCGGCTCGTATCGGGAAGGTCCAGCGCGCCGGTCGTCATAGGGTCATCTTCCCAGGTGATGACGCACCCTGTCTGAACCGTTCGTCCCGGCGGGGCACAACGCGTGTCGCCAACCTGACGGTAACCTGAGTGCCATGAGAACAGTGGCCGAACACCTGGCCGCCTGCCTGGAGATCGCCCAGGCGGCCGCGCCCCTCGACGTGGTCCTTCCCGACGCCGTCGGATGCGTCCTGGCCCAGGACGTCGCCGCCGGAATCGACCTGCCCGCCGTGGACCTGGCCGGCCAGGACGGCTACGCCGTCATCGCCAAGGACGTCGCCGAAGCCGCTCAGAACAGCCCGCTCGTGCTCGACGTCGTCGACGCGGTACGTGCCGGGGACATGCGCCCCTGCCACCTCGTGCCCGGGGCCGCTGTCCTCATCGACTCCGGCGCCCCCCTGCCGCTGGGAGCCGACGCCGTCATCCCCTGGACTGACACCGACCGCGGCGAGTCCCGCGTCAGCGTCTACCGCGCCGTCGCAGCCGGAGCCAATGTGCGCCGGCGCGCCGAGGACGTGAGCTCCGGAACCACGGTCCTCAAGCGGGGCTCGCGCGTCAGCGCCCGCCAGGTCGCGCTCCTGGCCGGCCTCGGGCTGCACCGGGTGCGCGTCCATCCCGCCCCGCGCGTCGTCGTGGTCTCCATCGGCGACGAGCTGGTCGAGCCCGGCCACTCCCGCGAGGCCGGCGACGTCTTCGACGCCAACGGCCACGCCCTGGCCTGCGCGGTCACCGACGCCGGCGGGCAGGCCTTCCGCGTGGCCGCCGTCCCCGACGAGCTGCGCGCTCTGGCCGATGCCATCGAGGACCAGCTCGTGCGCGCCGACGTCCTCATCACCACCGGGGGCCTGAGCGTCGGCCAGGGCGACACGGTCAAGGAGGTCCTGGCCCCCCTGGGCTCGGTGCGGTTCGACGCCGTCGCCATGTCGCCGGGCCGCCAGCTCGGCGTGGGAACGGTCGAGGGCACCCCGATCTTCTGCCTGCCCGGCGACCCGGTCAGCGCCCAGATCGCCTTCGAGACCTTCGTGCGCCCGGTCCTGCGCCAGATTGCCGGGCGCACCTCCCTGCACCGCTCCAGCCTGCCCGCCACCATCTCCGAGGGCTGGCACTCACCGGTGGGCAAGCGCGAGTTCGTCCCCGTGCACGTCAGCGGCTCACCGACCCGCGGCTACCGGGCCGAGCCGACGACGCCACCCGGCACCGTCCGGCTGCACGGCCTGTCCGAGGCCAACGCCATCGCCGTCGTCCCCGAGGACACGAGCACCGTGGTGGCCGGCGACACCCTCCACTGCCTCCTGCTGGACGCCTGATGCCAGGCGTCCCGGCCCCGCACCAGGAACCCCGCGATGACGCCGAGCGGAGGCCCTCAGGAGCCGGGGCGCGGGGCGTCCGCGGCGGGGGACTGCGACGGGCGGTGGCCGGTCTGCTCCTCGGGGCGGGCTCGTCCGAGCGCTTCGCCTGGCCGGTGCGCCTTGAGCCCGAACCGGTCAGGCAGGGCCGGGACCCCGGCTCGCCGGCAGGTCCCGGTCGCCCGTCCGTCGTCGTGCGCGAGCTGCGGGCCGATGACGAGGGGGCCTGGAGAGCGCTGCGGCTGGCGGAGAATGACCGGCTCTCCCCCTGGGAGGCCACCCTGCCGGTAGGCGGCGGGGAGACCCTGAGCGCCTTTCCCGACTTCGTGCGCCGCCAGACGCGCCGGGCCAGGTTGGGGGAGGCGATGCCCTTCGTCGTCGAGGTCGACGGCGCCTTCGCCGGCCAGGTCGCCGTCGACCCGATCACCTGGGGCGCCACGCGCAGCGCCCAGGTGGGCTACTGGATCGGAGCTGCGTGGCAGGGGCGGGGCCTCATGCGTCTGTCGGTGGCCATGGTTCTCGACCACCTCCTCGGGCCGGTCGGGCTGCACCGTGTGGAGATCAACGTGCGCCCCGACAATGAGCGGAGCCTGGCGCTGTGCCGTGGGCTCGGGCTGCGCGAGGAGGGGCTGCGCCGCGGCTACATGCACATCAACGGCGCCTGGGCCGACCACGTCTCCTTCGCCGCCCTCGCCGAGGAGACCCGCGGACCCGACGGCGTCGGCTTCCAGCGTCGGCTCACCCGAGGATGACGATTTCTCACGGCTCGTGCCGGAGGCGGGGGCGGCGTCCGGATGGGGCGCTCGTGAGGTGATCGGGGGCGTCGCGGTGGGCCAGGCGTGGGGAGGGCGGCCAGGGGACCGAGGCGGGGAGACAGGTGCGGAAGAAACGTATGTGACTCGTGTGATAACAGAGATGTAATGCTGACAGTGTGACGTCTTGAATCCCAGGTATTTCGCAGGAAAACCGGAGTGTTCCTGCGCGGGGAGAAGGCCCTGCACGCCTACGGTTACGGTGTGGGAATCGAGATCTGGGCCGTCATTGCCCTCATCACGATTCTCTCCGTGTACCTCCTTCCGTATTTGGTGGGGCGCCGCGAGATGACGTGGCGCTCCAACGTCCAGGACCGCTACTCGGCCGAGCTGCGCGTCCTGGCCACGGGGGCTGCCGCCGTCGAGCGCGACGACACCTGTGCGAGCAGTGGGCATGCGGAGCTCTTTCGACGTCGACCGGAGGTGAGGGTGATGAACAGGCCCGCCGTGAGGAATGTGCGTGCCCTGCGCACCGAGCGCGAGCTCGACCATGCTCGTCAGGTTCACGCGCAGGGGCGTGAGCGCCGTCGGGTCGCCGCCTCGCACCGCGGGATCGTCGCCAGTGTCCTGCTCGGAGTCTCGCTGGGGGCCTGGGTGCTGGGCCTCGTGACGGCACTGCCGTGGTGGCCGGCCCTGCTGCCCACCGCGCTGCTGGGGGTCTCCATGGTGGCGGGACGTCGCGCCGCCCTGGCCTCCGCGGCAGCGGACCGCCGCGAGCGCCGTCGCATTGCCGAGCTCGAGCACACCCTGGTGACCCTGACCGGCCGACGCTCCCCCGCCTCCGTCGTGGCCGCGCCCCGTTCCGTCGTCGACGGTGGACGCAGCGCCTCCAGTGCTTCCAGCAGTGCCGGCAGCGCCTCCGGCGTCAGTGCCGCCTCACCCGCCGCGCCCGCCGGTGAGGCGAGTGCGGCGCAGGATCCCTTCATGGAACGCCTCGCCCGGGAAGGCGCCCAGCGGACGGCGAGCCGCTCAGCGACGCATTCGGCGACGTCGGCGGTATCGGCCCAGGAGGCCGCAGGCGCGACGTCTGCTGACGCCGCCGAGGCGACTGCCTCAACGGCGCCTGCCGCCGCACCGGCCGCTGAGTCCGCCGAGGCGGCCGGCGCAGCCGCCGCTCAGCCCTCCCTCGCCGCTGATCCCGAGGCGGACCGCCTGGCTCGGCTCGATGCCGACCTTGATGCGGAGACCGCCGCGGCCGTGGCCGCCGAGCGCGAGGCGACCCGGCGCGCCTCGGTGCACGTGCCCTCGCGCCACGCCGGCAAGGTCTCCCGCGACATGCGCGAGGCGGTCTCGCGTGATGGCGACGAGCAGAGCTCGCCGCGGACCAAGGACTTCGTCGCCTCCTTGTCGACGGCGACCTCCCGCCGCCTGACCGGCTGGGGCAGGCTCTTCGCCGAGGCCAGCGCCATCGAGCAGGAGGCGCAGGCCCAGGAGGCTGCGGCGTCGGCCCCCGAGGCTCCCACGAGCGCCCGGCAGCCCGCCGCTCCGGTCTCCTCGACCGCCTCCGAGCCGGCTCGCCCGTCCGCCCGCTACCAGGCTCCCGCTGCCAGTGCGCCCGCGGAGGCGGAGGAGGTCACCAAGGAGGAGGCGACGACGTCGACCCCGCCCCAGGGCTGGCGGCCGGTCCATGTCCCCGCCCCGACCTACACGCTGGCGGCCAGGGCGCCCCGGCGCTCCTACGCCGACCCGGTGGTCGACCCGGGTGTCTCGGCGCCGGTGCCCGCGCGCCCGCAGACGGCTCGCGCCTACGTCCCCGCTCCGGTGGAGGACGAGGAAGAGCTCTTCCACCCCATCGACCTCGACGCCATCCTTGAGGGGCGGCGGGCGGCCGGCGAGTAGTCCTGCCGCGGGGAGCGGGAGACTCCCTCAGGCCAGGCTGTTGCGGGGCAGGTTCTGGTGCCGGTGGGCGGGCTCACCGCCATCGAACTTGCCAGCACGCCCCGCGGCGGTGCTAGGATCAGCCCGCACTTGGGGCTATGGCGCAGTTGGTAGCGCGTCTCGTTCGCAATGAGAAGGTCGGGGGTTCGAATCCCCCTAGCTCCACCGCATGAGGGGCTGCCCCGCCGAGAGGATCGGCGGGGCAGCCCCTTTCCCGTCTGCGAGACATCATCGCCGTCGTCGACCTGGCTGCGAGAGGGGAGACGATGCTTCCCGTCTCTGAGAGCTTCGCGCTCGCCGACGCCGCTGGCGCCCACCGTACTGTCGAGTCCGGCCACGGCGCCGGCAAGGTCGTCCTGCTCCCGTGACGGCACAGTGATTTCAGTCACCTGAAATCGATGTTGGTCGATGGAAGTGCGCGGATTTGCGCGGACTCCCATGGCTGTCGGCATGTTGTGGCAACCGGCCAGGATGGGGATCTTGCCCCTAAGGCGGTCGGTGTCGGCCATGTGGTGCGTATCCTGGAACAGAAACCAACCAAGTGGACTGTTAACTGGAGAGGCACCGTGCTGCAGCGTGATCGGATGGGCCGCCGTAGTTTCCTGATGGGCGGTCTCGCCTGGACCGCGTCGGCTACCTTCCTGCCCAGGAGTATCCAGCCGATAGCCCACGCCTCCCCGGCTCCGGCCGCCGCCCCTCCCATGTGGCAGCCGCAGACGGTGCTCTCCGACATGCAGGACCCGCGCGCCTGGGTCCTCTCCTCCGACGACGGCTCCATACGGCCCGACACCTCCACCTACTCCCACGGGAGCCAGTCGCTGGAGATCACCACCACCGGCGATCCCGACCGGCCCACCAGCGCCGACCTCGCCCTGGTGGGTGTCAACATGACCGACTGCCAGTGGGACCTGTGGCTTCGCGCTGAGGACTACCGGCAGATCGGAAGCATCCTGCTCGAGCTCGGCGGCGACGGAGAGGACTGCCTGCGCCTCGATGTCGCTCCCGACATGCGCACGCTGCGCACCGGGACCTGGTGCCGGGTCACCGTCAACCGCGCTGCGGCGCGCTCCGTCGTCGGCAGCCCACCGTTGGAGCGGGTGACGAGGGTGAGGCTGAAGGTCGTCCCCGAATCCGACTCCTCCTCGAGCCGGCTGTGGCTCGGCTACCTGGCGACCCTGCCCTCGGCCGACAGCGGTATCGTCTCCATCTCCTTCGACGACGGCTACGACAGCGACTACGACACGGCCCGGGGCATCATGCAGGGGTACGGTATCCCGGCGGCAACCTCCTACGTCATCGCCGACAAGGTCGGGCTGCCGGGCCGTATGAGCGCCGACCAGCTCGCTGAGATGCGAGAGGTTCACGGCTGGGACATTGCCGCCCACGCCTCCACCGACCTCACCACGCTCGACGAGGCGGGGATGCGCAAGGAGTTCGAGACGATCAGGTCCTTCCTCCTTGAACACGGATACCCCGAGGGTGCTGCCCACTTCGCCCTGCCCATGGGGCGGTACAACGACCTCGTGCTGCGCACCTCCCAGAGCTACTTCGACTCGCTGCGCACCATCGACGTCGCCCCGGAGACCCTCGCGCCGGGGGACCCGTTCCGGCTGCGCGTCTTCTACTGCGGCGCCTACACCACCGAGGAACAGGTGGAACGGACCCTGGCCAAGTGCCGGGAGCACCGCTGCTGGACCCACATGGTCTTCCATCGCGTTGACAAGGAACCTGACGACGCTCCCGAGTCGGTGAAAGCAGCCAGCTTCAAGCGGTTCATGAAGCAGGTGGCGGACTCCGGCCTGCCCGTCAAGACGGTTCCGGAGGTCATGCGCAGCCAGGCGCCCGCCCCCGCCCCGGGCTGAGGCCGACGTCGCGCGCCGCCCCGAGCGCCCATCCCCGGTCCTCCCTTCCGACCTTCCCGAATCGCCCGATACGGATGGATTGACTGCATGAACATCACTGTCATCGGTTGCGGCTACCTCGGAGCCGTCCACGCCTGCGCCATGGCCGAGCTGGGGCACCGCGTCGTCGGCGTCGACGTCGACCAGGACAAGGTCGACGCCCTCGGCGAAGGGCGGGCCCCCTTCCATGAACCGGGATTCACCGAGATCCTGCGACGACGGATCGAGTCCGGCGGACTGATGTTCACGACCGACTTCTCGGCGATATCCGGGGCGCAGGCCCACTTCATCGCCGTTGGCACGCCGGAGGGCCCCGATGGGGCCGCGGACCTGACCTACGTTGACGCCGCCGTTGAGGCGATGAAGCCGTACCTGGGGGTGTGCCTCGACGGCGACGAGGTCGTCGTGGGCAAGTCGACCGTTCCGGTGGGCACGGCCGCGCGACTGGCCCCGACCATCGCCGCATCAGGAGCCGTCCTGGTCTGGAACCCCGAGTTCCTGCGCGAGGGGTTCGCCGTCGAGGACACCCTGGGTCCTGACCGCATGGTCTACGGCCTGCCGGAGGACCCCGCCGACGCCGAGCGCGCCACGGCCGTCCTGGACGAGCTCTACGCGCCCATCATCGAGTCGGGAACGCCCCGCCTCGTCATGGACTACGCCACCGCCGAGCTGGTCAAGATCAGCGCCAACGCCTTCCTGGCCACGAAGATCTCCTTCATCAACGCCATGGCGAGCGTGTGCGACGCCGCCGGCGGGGACGTCACCGCGCTGGCCCGGAGCATCGGGATGGACGCCCGGATCGGCGGTCGTTTTCTGCGGGCGGGGATCGGCTTCGGCGGCGGCTGCCTGCCCAAGGACATCCGTGCCTTCCGGGCCCGGGCCGACGAGCTCGGCGTCGGCGAGGCGCTGAACTTCCTCGCCGAGGTGGACCAGATCAACGAGGACGCCCGTCACCAGACCCTGGACAAGGCCAGGAGCATGCTCGGCGGGTCGGTGAACCGGGCGCGCGTGGCGGTGCTGGGGACGACCTTCAAGCCCGACAGTGATGACATGCGGTGCTCGCCCGGGCTGGCCATCGCCGCCGAGCTGGCCGACGAGGGCGCCCGAGTGGTCGTGACCGACCCCGCTGCCGCGCCGATCCTGGCCCATGACGACGATCTGCCCTACGACGTCGCAGCCGATCTCGAGGAGGCGCTGACCTCGGCTGACCTGGTCCTCCTGGCCACCGAGTGGGACCAGTACACCAGCTGTGACCCCGCCTGGGCGGCTGCTCTGGTCGACCGGCGCAACGTCGTCGACGGGCGTAACGCCCTGGATCCCAAGGCCTGGCGGAGCGCGGGTTTCGCCTACGCGGCTGTCGGCTCCCGGTAGTCACTGCGGCCGTCAGGCTCTTCAACTCAACGCGGAAGGACTGGCGCATGTCCTGGTCATTCGGATTCTTCGTCATGCTCGGCTGCCTTCTCATCCTCCTGGCCTGCCTAGCGGTCAAGCTGCTGTTCAAGCGCGGGCTGAGGCTCAGGGCGGTGCGGGTCCGCAGCGCGGGCAGCAGGCAGGTGGTGGCCGTACGCACACCGGTGACGACGCCGGCTGAGGCGCAGCGCAGCGCCGACGTCACCGGGCTGCCTCGGGCGCTCATGGGGATCAGCCGTCCCTCGCCCGCCATCATGGTGACCATCGGCCTGGCCGGCTGGTTGTCCTGGCGCGTGCTGCTCAGTCGGCACCATGTCCTGGACCCG includes the following:
- a CDS encoding 5-formyltetrahydrofolate cyclo-ligase, coding for MTTGALDLPDTSRLEVDDAKDELRKVLRAHRRAHHHHPSFGHAPACEALTEHALEAVAGAASVATFVSMGAEPCTRLLLERLHEAGVEVLLPVLGPHLARCWGRFQGAADLAERAPRRPPEPSGPALPADAVGEVEVLLIPALAVDHDGRRLGQGGGWYDRMLPLRAPSTHTFAIIHPEELVAGPLPVEEHDEPVDAVITAQEWFLLAAGSPAHTRSPES
- a CDS encoding molybdopterin molybdotransferase MoeA gives rise to the protein MRTVAEHLAACLEIAQAAAPLDVVLPDAVGCVLAQDVAAGIDLPAVDLAGQDGYAVIAKDVAEAAQNSPLVLDVVDAVRAGDMRPCHLVPGAAVLIDSGAPLPLGADAVIPWTDTDRGESRVSVYRAVAAGANVRRRAEDVSSGTTVLKRGSRVSARQVALLAGLGLHRVRVHPAPRVVVVSIGDELVEPGHSREAGDVFDANGHALACAVTDAGGQAFRVAAVPDELRALADAIEDQLVRADVLITTGGLSVGQGDTVKEVLAPLGSVRFDAVAMSPGRQLGVGTVEGTPIFCLPGDPVSAQIAFETFVRPVLRQIAGRTSLHRSSLPATISEGWHSPVGKREFVPVHVSGSPTRGYRAEPTTPPGTVRLHGLSEANAIAVVPEDTSTVVAGDTLHCLLLDA
- a CDS encoding GNAT family N-acetyltransferase, encoding MPGVPAPHQEPRDDAERRPSGAGARGVRGGGLRRAVAGLLLGAGSSERFAWPVRLEPEPVRQGRDPGSPAGPGRPSVVVRELRADDEGAWRALRLAENDRLSPWEATLPVGGGETLSAFPDFVRRQTRRARLGEAMPFVVEVDGAFAGQVAVDPITWGATRSAQVGYWIGAAWQGRGLMRLSVAMVLDHLLGPVGLHRVEINVRPDNERSLALCRGLGLREEGLRRGYMHINGAWADHVSFAALAEETRGPDGVGFQRRLTRG
- a CDS encoding zinc-binding dehydrogenase, which encodes MAVVDLAARGETMLPVSESFALADAAGAHRTVESGHGAGKVVLLP
- a CDS encoding polysaccharide deacetylase family protein — its product is MGRRSFLMGGLAWTASATFLPRSIQPIAHASPAPAAAPPMWQPQTVLSDMQDPRAWVLSSDDGSIRPDTSTYSHGSQSLEITTTGDPDRPTSADLALVGVNMTDCQWDLWLRAEDYRQIGSILLELGGDGEDCLRLDVAPDMRTLRTGTWCRVTVNRAAARSVVGSPPLERVTRVRLKVVPESDSSSSRLWLGYLATLPSADSGIVSISFDDGYDSDYDTARGIMQGYGIPAATSYVIADKVGLPGRMSADQLAEMREVHGWDIAAHASTDLTTLDEAGMRKEFETIRSFLLEHGYPEGAAHFALPMGRYNDLVLRTSQSYFDSLRTIDVAPETLAPGDPFRLRVFYCGAYTTEEQVERTLAKCREHRCWTHMVFHRVDKEPDDAPESVKAASFKRFMKQVADSGLPVKTVPEVMRSQAPAPAPG
- a CDS encoding UDP-glucose dehydrogenase family protein produces the protein MNITVIGCGYLGAVHACAMAELGHRVVGVDVDQDKVDALGEGRAPFHEPGFTEILRRRIESGGLMFTTDFSAISGAQAHFIAVGTPEGPDGAADLTYVDAAVEAMKPYLGVCLDGDEVVVGKSTVPVGTAARLAPTIAASGAVLVWNPEFLREGFAVEDTLGPDRMVYGLPEDPADAERATAVLDELYAPIIESGTPRLVMDYATAELVKISANAFLATKISFINAMASVCDAAGGDVTALARSIGMDARIGGRFLRAGIGFGGGCLPKDIRAFRARADELGVGEALNFLAEVDQINEDARHQTLDKARSMLGGSVNRARVAVLGTTFKPDSDDMRCSPGLAIAAELADEGARVVVTDPAAAPILAHDDDLPYDVAADLEEALTSADLVLLATEWDQYTSCDPAWAAALVDRRNVVDGRNALDPKAWRSAGFAYAAVGSR